TTTGCCAACTCTCATTTTTGCAGAACCCACGTGACTTGAACATTGTAATTGAACATTTGttcagaaaattaaataaaaaaaatgtaattgtTTAAATACTCTTTCACATTATGTTCAAAATtatgcaaatatatattaggtgAGTTGGTTAAAAAAGTAAGTTCGTATCGTTGTATTTAAGTTTGAGTCTCTCTCTActtattagattaatttagaatacTTTaaattatcgcttgtataaaaaaattatattcgaAATCATTGAATCAAAATGGCAAAGACAAGTAAGGCATATGTAATTTGCCTATGAGGtttctttccctctttgtgttgttttttCTGAATTAATCCGAGTATATATTGTAAGATTCCTTGTAAAGTTGTAGGAGTTTGAAGGcaaatgaatttggtttgatttatttatataaatgtaAAACTGATACTAGAAAAAACAGTGTGCTTGGCTGTGGAATAGCAGGGACAGTTGGCACAGAGGAAGAGAGCTTTAAAAAAGTTGGCTAAAAAGAGGCTGCACTTATTTAATTCGTTGGCAATAACAAAGGGGAAACGTGGTGGCTGCACAGAGCAACATTATTATCTGATCTCTTGTGCCTCTTCTctcctatattttttttttcttttcttcttttaatttacttatttaatttaattcatattCTTAGGTGTTTGATAagattctctcattctcttctctatctctctctctctctctctctctctctctctctctctctctctctaacatCCATCTCAGCTTGAGCTGTGAACCATTAttcaagaaaaggaagaaagaaaaaaacaatgtaACAGAAGAAGTCATTGTATCATGCTGCATGTTCTGAATTGCCCACTTCTCGTGGGTTGCTTTTCATGGCTTCTTTCTACTTTTCTCTGCCCAAAGCCTGCCTCTCTCTTTCAcacatatatttttgttttgggctgGATTGTTTTTTGGGGAGGAACTCAACCCACTTCGTCAAACCGAAACtgattaagagtatttatctATGAACCCGAGATTTTACATTCGACCGCTTTCCTTTCTCTCTATCCCTTAAACCAAAATTCTTGCCCTTGATGACATTTATCGGTAAGTAGAAATGAGAAATAAAAGTCATCGTCAACATATTGAATATAATGACAGAGCAGCAATTTCCATCATTAAAAGAACCGCAAGTAGCTTATGAAATGTCtccaatttcatcaaacaacTTGCCCATGTGATTCAACCAAACATATATACCTTCTTGTCTCAAGGAAATTGATTGCCTTCACACGTACGCAAACATGGGCTGTTGGGCTTCCAGCTCTTCCATTTCTTTCATCAACAATCACAAGGCATGTACACAACCATAGAATCTTCAACTGATGTTTTGTTCTTGTGTTCCAAATTACGTGGTTTCAAAGTTCATGGTCAAATGGTCTAGGATTCAATAGGGTATTAAACAGTGGTTCTAAAATTACGTAACTTTGGACACACACACCATTAGGAATTCCATGTGCAACACATCTGTCAATGAACTAGTTTTGTATCGATAACATGTCGCTACAtttattattaagaaaaatttaGTTATACTCAATGAAAGGTAAAATATTAAGGATATAATCAATGGGCTAGTTTTGTTTTAGACTTAGTCAattgtatttgaatttttctcaGGTTAAGGTCAATGGTGATTACCATGTGCTTTTGGGTatgtttaatttgaatttgaactgacgtttatgattttttttttttttaaagtttatgaaaattatgaatttttctcATCAATGGATATGtcttttttatgaatttgtttaattacttGGTTTCATTGCTGTTTGATATGAAAAGTCTTTGGGATTATTGTCATGTGTAATTCTTGAGGAACTGAAACCAAAGATGTTCTAGTTGCAGTTGGCTTGAGTATTGCATGCTCCAAATTAAATAGATTTATCTTTGTTTAGATGCATGGTACTTGATGGTGAGttttataggttttttttttttttttctcttgatgGTGTAGCGATACCTTGGCGTATGAAATATGACTTATGTCATTATTTCTCGCCCTTCTTCTTGAAAGTTGGGTTTGATTTCACAACCTTGGCAGTCTTCAAGGTTTGGGCCTTTGGAGTGTTCTTCttcatgatttgatttttgaCACAGGTGTTCGAATTGAATCAAACCCACGAACATAGTTCTTGGAAATATCATTTTGTTTATTCACCTTATGTGCGGTACCACTACCATGGTGTATTTGCAAAGAGAAGGTTGTTTGCTTTGTGGTGAACATAATATTCTAGGTGAAGCACTCAAGCGTTTCTTTTCAATCTTTCTGCGTGTAGATTTAAACGATCCGTCGTAGATTTACTTTTAACCAGATTCagacaacaaaagaaatatatatatatatatatatatatatatattaaccaTTACAAATTAAAGCCCGCTCTATTTCTGCAAATAAAGAATGGTCATCACCTTTCACAAACAAGTGTACCCATTCCTCCCAAACACCACCAATGTTCCTTTCTATAAATTCAAACCCACTCTCCACCTAACACAATCCCATCAAAACCTTAATCACTCTCGTACTCATTTCCATAGCACCACCAACAACAATGGATGCCTCATCTTCCTCCACTTTCTTTACCTATTCCAGCGTAACCCAAGCCCCCTTCTCAGTCTCCTAACAAGAGTTTGTCATTTTTCACAACATTGACCACAAGCTCTTCTCTCGCCTCGACTTTGCCCTATGCAGTAACCCAGCTGAGTCTCCCTAGCTCATGGCCCTGTGGATGTGGCTCGAACACGCTACCAAGAAGTACAACTTTGTGCACAAATTATGTGTCACTTTACCCGACACCCTTCTAAATGGCATTGCGGACGAGTCTGTCGTGGCCTTGAACTGCATTCAACATGACGACTTCCATGTCGGCATCACTAATCGCAACCAAGGCATTCCCCTACTCAATGCCTTAACCAAAACTGGCCCCATGTTGTTGTCGGATCAGCTGCGCCAACATTGATTCAACTGCATCCTCAACTTGTGATACTTGTAAGTGCACGAATCGTTCGGTAGTATAGGATATGTAAGTGCGAAGTCAATCCCACGAGGATTGATGATATATTGATTCAATTCGATTCCATGTACAAAACTGAAATGGAAACCAGATTTAAATATGATTGTGGAAAGTACAAGGATTgaaaacaagagagagaaaataactAACTCAAGCAAATCAGTTAACAagttcaattcaaattcacGGATTGATTCTAACTAAAGTATGATTAAGCCATGGTGTCTACTCCTAaccttatatttataattcccTAAGTTGATCATCTGTTGTCGAACCTAAATTAAGCATTAGATTTCCATTATGCATAGaagaatgttttaaacaaccaaGCATGCATTTAATTCCTGTTGTCTAATGTCCATACATACTCTTCCTATCCATAGTTCAATTCGAATTAAAGCATATGGTGTATACTCTTAATTCCAATCAAGATAGCCAACATACAAGTTTTAATTGGTAATCAATCattcaaacaagcatattAACTTATAAGCATaatgaataagaataagaaccgtaattgaaacttggaaactaatcaaacttgaaaactaatcaaacttgaaaacttaaaataagaaattacattacaatgaaaaataaagtacaattgAGAAAAACGTAAAggaaaatttagaaaaatggTTTTGTTACAACAATTAAGAACTTAAAAGTAAAACTAAGAGAATTTGAAGGAGAGAAGGGAGAGGAGCTCTAGAGACATGTTTGAGAGCTCCCCCTTTTGGGGTGTTTGTAAACCTGGGGAACCTcactatttataggcctaaggGAAGTAAAAATCTGAAACAATACCCATTTCACCAACTTTACCTAACTTCCCCACCAAAAACAATTAGCTCATGCATATGTACATTACAATTCATTGCAGTCTGATTGTAGGCTTGTTTTGGGCTTGTTCTTTCATTGATAAAATTCTAGCAAAATATGGGTCTTGAAACTTtttgtcttatctttccaaccTTATATTTACTCGAGCTCAAGAAAAAATCGGATAGACCTTCAAATGTCATTGTTGGCATAGTAACGCATATGCTGTCGAATTTCACATTAAGTTGCCAAAACTTGCATAACTTCCTCTAGAATACTCGGAATCATGAACCCTAAAATGCTATAGAAACTAGACTTCCACATCTTTCCAATGATGTATGGCTCATTATCTTGTTATTCCTGATCATGTACAGTCCAATCCTTGAAGTTGACTGATCCGCAGACACAGTTTTGAGCTAACTTGACTCCAAAATGCATTAAATGAGTCCTAAAGCTTAATACActgaaacaaacacaaaagagattaaaagcacaagtttaactcaaaacaTAACGAAATCATAAGTTAGAATGGTATAAAATGATATGTAATTATGCACTAATCACACCACCCTCTAATTCTTCCACCAAAACTGCCTCGGCATCCTTCGGGGCGTCACCAAGTTGTTCAACGAGGTTTGCATGAGAGCCTTTGATGACTTGTTCCCtaaaccacaaccaaacccGGCTAAACAAATGATGTTGAATGCCGACATGTTTCGTCCTTATAATCCATCATTTCACAATATTGCGGCCATCACCTATTACATGGTCGGGGCATCGAAAATGGGACCTTTTCCAAATCGAAGAATGTATGGTGAGGATGTGAATAATAATCCACCATCTCTATGGCCTTATCAGCATATTCATTTTCTGGTCAGGACTGCGACGGGGGGGATTCTGCCCTAGACTACCTGCGTGGTGTTTTTGATCCCTATGATCTTACTGCTCAGTGTCAGATTTTGAATGAGAAGATGGGGAACGTTTTGAGCCGTTTGAATCTAAATGATGATCAACATGAGGCAGAGGATGTGTCTGCTGATGAGAGGACTATTTTCTTGACATTTTCTAAGGGTTATCCCATTTCTGAAGTTGAAGTTAGAGAGTTCTTCTCTAGGTTTATATaacaccttttctttttcttttttttgtatgttaattcttttatataattataaattaaaattgttttttgttttgtttcgtGGACAGGAAATTTGGAGACTTTATTGATGGTGTCTTTATGCAAGAAGTGCCTGCTGAGAAGCAACCATTGTATGCCCATCTTGTGGTTCGATCTACTTCCTCCATTCCAATTATTCttaaagggaaaaacaaagcCAAATTCTTCATCAATGGGAAGCATGTTCAGGCAAGGAAATACGTGTGTAAATCAAAATCACCAGGAGATCCGAGTTCACTTGCAACTTCAATTTAAGTAATTGGTTTTGGCTTTAAGAGTCTTTCGTTCTGTAAAAATGAAGTTGAGTGAGTCTGAGTGTTGTACGTACCCACAATTATATATTGTATCccagatgatgaataatttTGTATCTCTCAAGCAGTATTGTCAATTTGAAGCATTAAAAGTTAtacattttggttttgataCTTGAAAAACTTGGCACAAATTAAATAGTACACAAAATTCACCACTCCAATCACAGCTGACATCCAAAATACATTATCTAGACGCCCTTGATTTATATTATTCGGTAACCACCCCGTTGTCTGCTTTACCAAATGGGTGATTGCAGTGCTGagataaaacccaattccaatCAGCAATGACATCATAGCCGTGGAAGTACTTTTCAGAGATTTTGGAAATTGTTCATAGTACAATGCAACTTGTCCAGGGAACTGGAATGCCTCACCAATTCCCATAACCGACATTGGTGCCACGAGCCATAGGGCTGACATGGGAACCACTGTCCCGGGCTGATTTGTGAGGTGATGTGCTCTTACCACTCCTAATCGTCCCCTTTCGAGTAGAGCTGACCCGACCAATCCAACAATGTTGATCACATGACCAATCCCTACTCGTTGGAGGGGTCTTAACTTGTGTAGTATAAAGCGATCAACTATGAAAATGGAGATGGCTGTGGCTAAGAGGTTGAAAACTGGGAATGAACCAGCAGGGATTCTGAAGTGTGGGCCAAGGTGCCTGTCCATAGATAGGGCTTGGAGTACAACGAGGCTACTAGAAATAGCTATTGTAATGCTTAAACAGATGCCAGTAGACCATAGTGGCATGATTTTGATAAGGGTTTTAAGGTCTTCCACTTCTTTGACAGTGCACAACTGCCATGATTTTGTATATGAGCCATTAAATTGCTTGTCTTTTTCGGTTTTCAGTGCTGCACGATTCAAGAATCTGCATAAAAATGTTGCACGCGAATTATGGGTGAATAATGCAACTTCTTGTATTACATAGAGGGAAGAGTACTAATGCATACTATTGTGATGTACGTAACCATGGAAACAATATTCTCATGCGCACGTGGACTACTGACTCTAACAATAGATTTTTAAATGCAAGTGATTTTCAAACAAGATGCAATAACGTATCTCAAACTAAttagactatatatatatacatatgtgtgtgtgtaattAGACTCTAATTAACTATATAATTATGATCATAAGCATACCTGAAAGATTTAGTTGGGACTGTATTGTCAGCAAAAACCTCATCTGCATAAAAGTAGTCCGAGTCTCTTGAAATTGCCAATGATATCTTCATTTTCCAAATCGATGCAACCAAAACTCGTGCTATGCTCATGAAGGGGCTACCCATTGGTTTAACTTGCCTGTAAAATCGCTTCCCCAACAAAAACACCAGTATCCCAATAGCATTTGCAATGAAGCAAATCCCAAACCCTAATCCCCATCCCACGTTGTCCTCGACATAGATGATGGCGGTGGAGCTGATGAGATTAGCAACATACAAGGCCATGAAATACCAATTGAAGAAAACCCCTTGGTCCTTGGGGTTTTTAAATTGGTCAGCTCCCATGGTTGCAATTGTGAAGCTAGTTCCTCCAAGCCCTAGTGAAGCTAGGGCTAATGCTCCATAGAGGACTGAGTATTGAAAGTTTGATGGACCTTCACATGTGAGTGAGCCAGGTGGACATGATGAAGGCCTCAAGGAATGCATTGTAGCTATTAGGGTTAACATGGTCATACCCTGATGAAGGTTCAAGATGATGATCAATATATGATATTGACGTgtcattttattatttgtgCACTGTCTATTCTTTACTACCATATTATTCTATAATCTCTCACGGTATATGTAATTATGCAACTAAAAGATTTTCTTTTGCCACAACCATTCATATAAAGGTACATCATTATAAACTCACAAAGTAACAAGGGAAATATATTCTTACCCTCCGCAAAAAAGTGTCACTATTCAAGTAATTTGGTTCTTTTGATTCATCATGacaaaaatgaataatatatatcatGAACTATGGTGACACTTGCGTCATAAAAAATCATTACGACAAAAAATGTCCCTgaaataaaatcaataaaGACAAGCACATACAATCTTTTGCACACACTAAAAAATCTTTATGACTTGTGATTAAGAAAAAAGCTTCTTCTTGTAGcacaaaataaactaaaaaattgtTATGATGTATgattaagaaaaaaacatcTCACAAACAAACGTGTGAAGAGACTAGTAATTCATGATTAGGCAGACTAGTATTGAGAAATAATATAGTaacttaattatataaattaccAGTagagaaaggaaggaaaaaatgaCGACGACAGAAAAAGATCCCAAGAAGGAATCGGCAATGAAGGCTCCGACAATGGGGATGAGATTGTTGGTGCCAAAGATGATGTTAGTGATCTGTGTTGCGCTTATGCTCTTCACATTGAATTTTGTTATCAGAAATACTATCAAGTTGGACCCCCACCCGCCACCTGCTATCGACAGACCCAACATACTTCCTGATAGTGTGCATCATTTCATCATCAAATTCATTAACCCATTCAAAACacataataatgaaaaatgttCTTTTGTCAGACTGTCTaacgaaattaaaaaaaactaatcgaGCGAGAAATTAAGGGAGAGACCTGTAACGAAGGGGAAGGTTATCCAGCCTCCTCGTTTAGGATGATCCTCTCCATCTTCACTAAATGTTTCAACTTCTTCTACTTCTTTGGGTTTGGactccattctctctctctctcttcaaatgTTACATATATGCTCTTCACAtgttgcatatatatatagtgtggattaatattttagaatgtaattttgattaattagtcCACCCACTTAGTATAAAACTCACTTACGTACAAAAATTGTGGAACCCCACGGAGAGACATATACCGACTCCTTTCCACAAATTGTAGACACAGCACCTAAAGTTAGCCACGAAATGGGCAAAAATTGTTGTATTACCGATCATGTTTCTCTCACTCTGTTTGTTTATGCAAAAAAGGTAACGGTAGGTAAAGtctaaactaaactaaacgcATATTCATAGTCATAGTGGtttggtttataaaaagaaatgcaTATATACTAGTCCATCAATCTGACATCATTTGTGCACAAGCTACGCTATGTGAGGTTTATACGCTAACCCTGCTGCAcacatttgttatttttcttccaaaaagCCAATGAtccatgtttttaatttggcacATTTGCCTTGCGGCCAATGATCCatgtttataatattttatcgGTCGCATtgcaccaaaagaaaagagaaacaacGAATCTAATGCTAGATTGTGGACTTGTCTGAAAGAGGAATGAGTCCCTATAGGTAAGGAGccaaatatatttcaatttgtgaTGCAGAATCTCTTTAATTAACAGAAATGTGTCACTAGTTGTAGCAGTGTGTCCTCTTCCTTGCATCCGAGTTAGAATTCGCTAATATCTTATCAGTCTCCCAACTAAAATTCGCCCTCTCTgttaggggtgggcatggttcggtttggaccggtttttgcctcaaattagaaccgatccggtactattcatccggtttggttcggttcggttttaataaaaaaaaattcaaaaactgtccaGTTCGatttgaaccggtttcggtccggtttcggtttcggttcggttttgaaccggattataaaaaaaaattaatttttttttaataaaattctcaactaaaatattattattttacttgaaaattaacaaattattaaatttcatataaaaaataaatattaaagtgagaaaagagagatattttgacattgaacttgaataaatattaggttttttttagtgaaattaaaaatatagcattaaatataaatatatattgaaattatatatttttttagttttaccggttcggttcggcttGGTTCGGTtcttgaagacatggaaccggatccggaaccggtccaaacgggtccggttcggtttttgaccgttttttgactttttggtcaactcggtttttttccggtttggttcggtacggttcggctcggatttccggttcgccggtttgagtgcccacccctactctCTGTCACAACGTTTGACCACAAGCTCTTTTCGCACCTCATATTTGCCCTGGGCTGTGACCCGGGCGAGTCTACCAAAGTCATGATCCTGTGGATGTGGCTTGAGCATGTGCCCAAGGAGTACAACTTTGTGCACAAAAATGCGTGACTCTCCGCCTTGAACTACATTCAAAAGGAGGACTTTCATGTTTACACCACCAACCGCAACTAGGACATTCTCCATTCCACGTTCTATAttaaaattggatttttttttttttttttggtggatatgaaatttggggaCTTCATTGATGGTGTCTTTATGCAAGAAGTGCCTACTGAGGAGCAACCTCTGTACACCCTTCTTGTGGTTCATTCTGCTTCCCCCATTCCAATTGTTCTTAACGGAAAAAGCAAGGCCAATTTCCATCAATGGGAAGCATGTTTGGGCAACGCAATACGTGCGTAAATCATAATCACCATGAGAACCAAGTTCACCAAGGACTGGAGCAACTCCAGtttaagtaatttattttggcTTTTAAGAGTattattctttgttttctaaaaATGAAGTGAATTAATCTGAGAGAGTTTGTACCTACAGTGTTATAAGTTCCTAGATGATTAATAAATTTTGCACCTCTCAAgcaaatatattgtaattttgaaGCATGAAGTTAtacattttggttttgataCTTGAAAAACTTGGCACAAATTAAATAGTACACAAAATTCACCACTCCAATCACAGCCAGCATCCAAAACACATTATCCAGCCGCCCTTGATTTATATCATTTGGTAACCACCCTGTTGTCCGGTCTACCAAATCCGTGATTGCAGTGCTGAGATAATACCCAATTCCAATCAACAATGAGCTCATAGCCGTGGAAGTACTTTTCAGAGGTTTTGGAAATTCTTCATAGTAAAGTGCAACTTGTCCAGGGAAATGGAATGCCTCACCAATTCCTACAACCGACAGCGGTGCCACGAGCCATAGG
Above is a window of Prunus persica cultivar Lovell chromosome G2, Prunus_persica_NCBIv2, whole genome shotgun sequence DNA encoding:
- the LOC18787413 gene encoding protein NRT1/ PTR FAMILY 2.3 → MESKPKEVEEVETFSEDGEDHPKRGGWITFPFVTGSMLGLSIAGGGWGSNLIVFLITKFNVKSISATQITNIIFGTNNLIPIVGAFIADSFLGSFSVVVIFSFLSLLGMTMLTLIATMHSLRPSSCPPGSLTCEGPSNFQYSVLYGALALASLGLGGTSFTIATMGADQFKNPKDQGVFFNWYFMALYVANLISSTAIIYVEDNVGWGLGFGICFIANAIGILVFLLGKRFYRQVKPMGSPFMSIARVLVASIWKMKISLAISRDSDYFYADEVFADNTVPTKSFRFLNRAALKTEKDKQFNGSYTKSWQLCTVKEVEDLKTLIKIMPLWSTGICLSITIAISSSLVVLQALSMDRHLGPHFRIPAGSFPVFNLLATAISIFIVDRFILHKLRPLQRVGIGHVINIVGLVGSALLERGRLGVVRAHHLTNQPGTVVPMSALWLVAPMSVMGIGEAFQFPGQVALYYEQFPKSLKSTSTAMMSLLIGIGFYLSTAITHLVKQTTGWLPNNINQGRLDNVFWMSAVIGVVNFVYYLICAKFFKYQNQNV